A window of the Miscanthus floridulus cultivar M001 chromosome 14, ASM1932011v1, whole genome shotgun sequence genome harbors these coding sequences:
- the LOC136506072 gene encoding DNA damage-repair/toleration protein DRT100-like, giving the protein MAKLSLVFRVVITITIILRLVSSLQSSSTTPIQPAPPPSNPCIPSERDALLDFKKGLTDPDNYLSSWQGDDCCAWMGISCSKRNDHVVELWLDNAGLGGNLLQGPFPNCWDSSEEGNTSTSNGSSSSNPSLPMISEIFMLNLYDNSLSGPFPLFLQKCQRLIFLDLAFNQFSGSLPTWIGEKLSSLAFLRLRSNMFTGDIPFELSKMKDLQFLDLASNNFSGMIPTSLVNLEAMSHIPAGNGSLSDVVYYGLSLSNVVVYYGLSFSGGMRFGPNEFIHMSTLYNDSLSVVTKGQQLEFTTGIRFMVNLDLSCNSLTGHIPEEISALTALKSLNLSWNDLSGTIPMNIGALQSLESLDLSRNGLSGEIPKSISSLSALSHLNLSYNNLSGQIPSGDQLQVLDNQASIYIGNPGLCGPPLSKNCSDTKPPPPGAEDEDQDALFMYLGLGIGWATGLSTVYLFLLLNLKWRIACFLFFDRLYDQVYVQVALTWASLTRALD; this is encoded by the exons ATGGCCAAACTATCACTTGTGTTCCGAGTGGTGATCACCATAACAATAATACTGCGCCTTGTATCGTCCCTACAAAGCTCATCTACCACCCCAATCCAACCTGCACCTCCACCAAGCAATCCCTGCATCCCGAGCGAGCGGGATGCTCTTCTTGACTTCAAGAAGGGCCTCACTGATCCTGACAACTACCTGTCATCCTGGCAAGGCGATGACTGCTGTGCATGGATGGGCATCTCGTGCAGCAAGCGAAATGACCACGTTGTGGAGCTTTGGCTCGACAATGCAGGACTTGGAG GAAATCTACTGCAAGGTCCATTTCCTAATTGCTGGGACAGTTCAGAAGAAGGGAACACATCTACCAGTAATGGGTCTTCAAGTTCCAACCCAAGCTTGCCGATGATTTCAGAAATCTTTATGCTCAACTTATATGACAACAGTCTTTCAGGACCATTCCCTCTTTTTCTCCAAAAATGCCAGCGCCTAATATTTCTTGATCTTGCATTTAATCAGTTTTCTGGGAGCTTACCGACATGGATAGGAGAGAAATTGTCGTCCTTAGCATTTCTGAGGTTACGTTCAAATATGTTCACTGGTGACATCCCTTTCGAGCTTAGCAAGATGAAAGATCTTCAGTTTTTAGACCTAGCTTCTAACAATTTCTCAGGGATGATCCCCACGTCACTTGTGAATTTGGAGGCCATGTCCCACATTCCTGCTGGCAATGGCTCACTTTCAGATGTCGTCTACTATGGATTGTCACTTTCAAATGTTGTCGTCTACTATGGATTGTCATTTTCTGGAGGGATGAGATTTGGGCCTAATGAGTTCATTCACATGAGCACGTTGTACAATGATAGTTTATCAGTTGTCACTAAAGGGCAGCAACTTGAATTTACAACTGGAATCAGGTTTATGGTAAATTTGGATCTGTCTTGCAACAGCTTAACAGGGCATATTCCTGAAGAAATTAGTGCACTTACTGCACTGAAAAGCTTAAACCTTTCTTGGAATGATCTAAGCGGGACAATCCCAATGAATATCGGTGCCTTACAGTCGCTGGAATCTTTGGATCTATCACGTAATGGGCTTTCTGGAGAAATCCCTAAGAGCATATCATCTCTAAGCGCACTCAGCCACTTGAATTTGTCTTACAACAATTTGTCAGGACAAATACCGTCTGGGGATCAGCTACAGGTGCTTGATAACCAGGCATCCATATACATTGGAAACCCCGGTCTTTGTGGtccacctctctccaagaattgTTCAGATACAAAGCCACCACCACCAGGTGCCGAGGATGAGGATCAAGATGCATTGTTCATGTACCTTGGGCTGGGCATAGGATGGGCGACAGGCCTCTCGACTGTCTACCTCTTCTTGTTATTGAACCTGAAGTGGAGAATTGCATGCTTCTTGTTTTTTGATCGCTTGTATGACCAGGTTTATGTGCAGGTGGCCTTGACTTGGGCTTCCTTGACAAGAGCATTGGATTGA
- the LOC136504628 gene encoding suppressor of mec-8 and unc-52 protein homolog 2-like: MSSKKNYYKEKMMRRKEEKKEEPETPRYRDRAKERREDQNPDYEPTELGSFHAVAPPGTDLRLADAHKISIEKSKYLGGDLEHTHLVKGLDYALLHKVRSEIEKKPEAEDGKDAKSRATKEDQSVSFRTATAKSVYQWIIKPQSIIKENELFLPGRMSFIYNMEEGVTNDIPTTLHRSKADCLVPEEMVTVSVDGSVLDRIAKIMTYLRLGSSGKVLKKKKKERDIKGKSNLASGDYDESVKPSQINGSTLKHQSDMPPPPAPPHRNNNFNGKEKQPVPVARADDDDIFVGDGVDYSVPNKEMSQSPVSDMDESPHNHQKQSNFTEPMSMYGPVPPSEPAQAWQQQNGYDAVQAQMAAAGYQGDWSSFVYAEQQLGYPEQYVQLSTQEYDVLADPSISQDPRFMTQADKDRGLGSVFKRDDQRLNQLREKDARERDPNFISDSYSECYPGYQEYNNEIAGSDDEDDLSKMDMGGRAKGRLHRWDFETEEEWAKYNDQKEAMPKAAFQFGVKMQDGRKTRKQNKDQKLTNDLHKINKILARKKGENDGAEDGGHYDDDLPSSKKQRG, from the exons ATGTCGTCGAAGAAGAACTACTATAAGGAGAAGATGATGCGGCGGAA AGAGGAGAAAAAAGAAGAGCCAGAGACACCCAGGTATCGTGATCGTGCTAAGGAGCGTCGTGAAGATCAAAACCCAGATTATGAACCTACAGAACTTGGTTCATTTCATGCAGTGGCACCTCCTGGGACTGATTTGAG GTTGGCAGATGCTCATAAGATTTCAATTGAGAAAAGCAAATATCTCGGAG GTGATTTGGAGCATACACATCTGGTCAAGGGCTTGGACTATGCTCTACTTCACAAAGTACGGAGTGAAATTGAAAAGAAACCTGAGGCAGAGGATGGGAAGGATGCAAAGTCAAG GGCAACAAAAGAAGATCAGTCAGTCTCCTTCCGCACTGCGACTGCAAAG TCTGTCTACCAATGGATCATAAAGCCTCAAAGCATAATTAAAGAGAATGAATTGTTTCTTCCTGGTCGGATGTCATTTATTTACAACATG GAGGAGGGAGTAACCAATGATATTCCAACAACTCTTCATAGGAGCAAAGCTGATTGCCTGGTTCCAGAG GAGATGGTAACTGTCAGCGTGGATGGTTCTGTACTTGACAggattgctaaaattatgacataCCTTCGGCTTGGATCATCAGGGAAGgtcttgaagaaaaagaaaaaggagagagATATAAAAG GGAAGAGCAATTTGGCAAGTGGTGACTATGATGAGTCAGTAAAACCTTCCCAAATTAATGGTTCTACTCTGAAACATCAATCGGATAtgccaccaccaccagctccaCCCCATCGGAACAATAATTTTAATGGAAAGGAGAAACAACCAGTCCCTGTTGCAAGAGCagacgatgatgacatttttgttGGAGATGGAGTTGACTATTCAGTTCCTAACAAGGAAATGAGTCAGAGCCCTGTTTCTGATATGGATGAATCACCACATAACCATCAGAAGCAGTCCAATTTCACTGAACCCATGTCCATGTATGGCCCAGTACCACCATCTGAACCTGCTCAAGCTTGGCAACAGCAG AACGGGTATGATGCTGTTCAAGCCCAGATGGCAGCTGCTGGATATCAAGGTGACTGGTCAAGCTTTGTGTATGCAGAACAGCAGTTGGGTTATCCGGAACAGTATGTGCAGCTAAGCACCCAGGAATACGATGTGTTAGCTGACCCTAGTATATCCCAGGATCCGAGGTTCATGACTCAAGCAGACAAGGATCGGGGTTTAGGTTCTGTTTTCAAACGTGACGATCAAAGGCTTAATCAGCTGAGGGAAAAAGATGCACGGGAGAGAGATCCAAATTTTATTTCAGATAGTTACTCAGAGTGTTATCCTGGTTACCAGGAGTATAATAATGAGATTGCAGGAAgcgatgatgaagatgatttatCGAAGATGGATATGGGTGGACGG GCGAAGGGCCGCCTTCACAGGTGGGACTTTGAGACTGAAGAGGAGTGGGCCAAGTACAACGATCAGAAAGAAGCCATGCCGAAGGCTGCCTTTCAGTTTGGGGTGAAGATGCAGGACGGCAGGAAGACCAGGAAGCAGAACAAGGACCAGAAGCTCACGAATGACCTCCACAAGATCAACAAGATCCTGGCTAGGAAGAAGGGCGAGAATGATGGGGCGGAAGATGGCGGCCACTACGATGATGATTTACCTAGCTCGAAGAAACAGCGTGGCTGA